GGATCTCGCTCGAATCGCCTTTGCTTTGGCTCATGCGCCCTTCCTCCCTTCACTGCCTGCCGTAACAGGCGATGCGATCCTACACAGCCGCGGTTATTTCGCCCGTCGGTGTTTCACCAGCCGGATGGTATTGCCTTTTTCATTGAAGGTCACTTCATCCATGGCGGCCCGGATGAGCAGCAACCCCCTCCCCGTCTCGCTGAGCAGATCAAAGGCTGCCACCGATTGGGGATCGAAACCGTCGCCTTGATCAGAGACCTCCACCCAAAAGTGGTCTTCTTCGACAGCAAAGCGAAGGGTCACCTCTTTTTCGGGATCCCCCTCGTTCCCATGAACCACTGCGTTGACAAGCGCTTCAATCAGCGCCAGCTTGATGAAGTCAAGGTCCATCGCCTCCCAGGGGAGGGATTTCACCTCGCCGATCACCTGCTCAACCGCTTCTTCCACATGGGTCAGGGAACTGGCGAATCGTAAACATCTTATCGCC
The nucleotide sequence above comes from Heliomicrobium gestii. Encoded proteins:
- a CDS encoding ATP-binding protein translates to MAAIRCLRFASSLTHVEEAVEQVIGEVKSLPWEAMDLDFIKLALIEALVNAVVHGNEGDPEKEVTLRFAVEEDHFWVEVSDQGDGFDPQSVAAFDLLSETGRGLLLIRAAMDEVTFNEKGNTIRLVKHRRAK